Genomic DNA from Halalkalicoccus tibetensis:
TGCGTTCAAGAAGGCATTCATCAAAGAGACGTCCAAGGACTTCTCTATCGACGAAATCGCGAGCATTGAACACAACAAGGGGTACATTATGCGAAAAATCTCCTTAGAAGGGCATGGATTCTCGGAGGAGTACCAGACCCTCGAAGACTTCGGTCGTGGCTTTGTCACTGCCGTCAGAGAGCAAAAGCATCGAAACGAGGAAGGTCTGAATCCGCTCGATAAATCTGCCTTGCCCCAGCAGTCTGATAGCGGTACGGCTCAGACTGCGGCCGTCAGCAAATACGGATCACTGAAAGCCCATCTTCTCATTGCAGTCCTGACGATTTGGTGGTCATTCGGTCTCGGAAACGTGCTCTATGGTGTCTTCAGGAACTATCAGTACCGGTCAGCGGATGGCGCTTCTGACGATGATACTGAAAACCCAGCTCGCAGATAGGCGCTTTTCATTTGTGCTTCGCAGCTACTCATGCTTCTCGAGATCCAAGAGGACTCTGGCCTTCAGCACGAGCAAATACTCACTCTACTGTTGCCACTCGATACGATCACCGTTGGATCGATAGTTGGGTTGGTTCAAGACGTGATAGGGTTCCGTGAGCCACAGTCAGAAGATGGGCACGGCCGAGAGCAAGACCCAGCGGGCTGGACGCCAGACGCTGGCGCAAACACTGTGGTCGGCGAGATCTCTCGACATGAGCTTCCTGGAGCTGCTGACGCAAAAGTTGCAATCTTCCCATCCCGCGAAGACGGCATTCCATTTCTCGAGGAGAACAATGCCTGGGGATTCGTCCGTATCGGGCAGAATCCGGAGTATGTTGGGATGTACATCACCGGTGATGTAGGGGCCGTGATGTATGTTGCACGTGTCAAAGAGATCGTGCCGGCGAGCGAAGCGGCATTGTCACGCCCGCTTGAGTCATATACTGGTGATCAGGCAACGTTCGACCAGAACAAGCGTGTCGTTGTGTTTGAACCCGAGTCATTGTATGAGTTATCCGATCCAATTCCGCTGGCAACGCGTGTTCCGTATGGGCTCCAGTATACCGATTTAGAGTCGTTCCGGACCGCCGAGACCACGGACGATATTCTGTGAACTGGCCGTTCTTTCGTTAAGTGAGTTGGCATTGTTGGAACTCCTCGAACGGTGATGGATTCTAGAAGTCGTGCTGAATACAGAGCGCGTATCTGTTACAGTAATAATTGACATTTCCATTTGTTCGACGAAGTGCACCCTGAAGGTCTGGGATGCAGCCGTTGCCACCACTCGTTATCAGCCCTGGTCCCGTCGCTGGTAAGCCCTTTAGTCTCCACCAGCCGTTCTATACCACGATGAACCTGCTTCAGGTATTCCCGTGGAGTGAATCAAACCGACTGGTAGCGCTCGCCCAGCAAATTGTCGAGTTCGTCGTGGTCGCCACCGTACTCTACTTGGTGGGCCGGGTCGTGGTGGTACCCGGAATCGACTGGCTGCTCAAAGCCCGGGATGTCGAGCCCACACTGGCGTCTGCCACGCGGAAGGTCATCCGGACGGGGGTCCTGGTCGTAGCG
This window encodes:
- a CDS encoding PH domain-containing protein, which codes for MLGLFRDHKNTLAEVILEHYADLSIRVVSPRNVCPHLFMPDSSYIGFMVTLNEYHSLDEFDNKRRQALESLLYSDEQFLYAIDVYDAIFLAKKRASKLVLTNQRVIAFKKAFIKETSKDFSIDEIASIEHNKGYIMRKISLEGHGFSEEYQTLEDFGRGFVTAVREQKHRNEEGLNPLDKSALPQQSDSGTAQTAAVSKYGSLKAHLLIAVLTIWWSFGLGNVLYGVFRNYQYRSADGASDDDTENPARR